A genomic window from Levilactobacillus yonginensis includes:
- a CDS encoding SLC45 family MFS transporter — translation MSDVAASEDTSAAAAQKKNGLPTLSASTIWMINFGFLGVQTAFTLQSSQMSRIFQTIGADPNSLGWFFILPPLAGLIVQPIVGYYSDRTWAPKFGGRRLPYLLLGTIVAVIVMCLLPNSGSMGFGYASLAALLFGAITVAFLDLSSNVAMQPFKMMVGDMVNDDQKSYAYGIQSFLSNTGAVLAAILPFLFAAIGIANTASKGVVPATVKVAFYVGAILLVITSLFTIFRVHEYDPDTYAKYHGIQKEDNEKGGNWFALLKSAPKVFWTVTLVQFFCWVAFQYLWTYSAGAIASNVWHTTNAASAGYQAAGNWYGVLAAVQSIAAVVWSYVLAKLPNSIHKLGYAGSLGLGALGFLSVFFIHNQYALIGSFILVGIAWAAMNTYPLTMVTNALSGAHMGTYLGLFNGSICLPQIVASLASFALFPLLGGAQANMFLLGGVIMAIGAISVMSIKETFRA, via the coding sequence ATGTCAGACGTTGCAGCTTCAGAAGACACGTCAGCGGCCGCCGCGCAAAAGAAAAACGGTTTGCCGACGTTGTCTGCTAGTACTATTTGGATGATCAACTTTGGTTTCTTAGGGGTGCAAACGGCCTTTACGTTACAAAGTTCTCAAATGAGTCGGATTTTTCAAACCATTGGGGCAGACCCCAACAGTTTAGGGTGGTTCTTCATTTTGCCACCATTGGCTGGCTTAATTGTGCAACCGATTGTCGGGTACTATTCCGATAGAACCTGGGCACCTAAGTTTGGTGGTCGGCGGTTGCCTTACCTGTTGTTAGGAACGATTGTCGCGGTCATTGTCATGTGTCTGCTACCAAACTCAGGAAGTATGGGTTTTGGCTACGCGTCACTGGCAGCCTTGTTGTTCGGGGCCATCACCGTGGCTTTCCTGGACTTATCATCGAACGTTGCGATGCAACCGTTCAAGATGATGGTTGGGGACATGGTCAACGATGATCAGAAGAGTTATGCTTACGGGATTCAAAGCTTCTTGTCCAACACGGGTGCCGTTTTAGCCGCCATTCTGCCATTCTTGTTTGCCGCTATTGGGATCGCCAACACGGCGTCCAAAGGGGTTGTACCAGCGACGGTTAAAGTTGCCTTCTACGTTGGGGCGATTCTGTTAGTCATCACCAGTTTGTTCACCATCTTCCGGGTTCACGAATACGATCCAGATACTTACGCCAAGTACCATGGTATCCAAAAGGAAGATAACGAAAAGGGTGGGAACTGGTTTGCATTACTGAAGTCCGCACCCAAGGTTTTCTGGACCGTTACCTTAGTTCAATTCTTCTGCTGGGTGGCCTTCCAATACTTATGGACTTACTCCGCTGGGGCCATTGCTTCCAACGTTTGGCACACCACGAACGCCGCATCTGCTGGCTACCAGGCTGCTGGTAACTGGTACGGGGTGTTAGCCGCCGTGCAATCTATTGCTGCTGTGGTGTGGTCATACGTTTTGGCTAAGTTACCTAACAGTATTCATAAATTGGGTTATGCCGGTAGCTTAGGGTTAGGGGCACTCGGATTCTTATCCGTTTTCTTCATCCACAACCAATACGCTTTGATTGGCTCATTTATCTTAGTTGGGATTGCTTGGGCTGCGATGAACACTTACCCACTGACCATGGTTACCAACGCTCTGTCTGGTGCTCACATGGGAACTTACCTGGGGCTGTTCAACGGTTCCATCTGTTTGCCACAAATCGTGGCTTCTCTGGCCAGCTTTGCACTGTTCCCACTGCTTGGTGGTGCCCAAGCCAACATGTTCTTGTTAGGTGGGGTCATCATGGCAATCGGTGCAATTTCAGTTATGAGTATCAAAGAAACTTTCCGAGCATAA
- a CDS encoding LacI family DNA-binding transcriptional regulator — protein MLTIRDIAAKAGVSVSTASRALNNNPRISQATRERIQALADAEGYLPNYNAKNLTAGEANAVGVVFPTANHTLPENPFYIDLLRGINTQLVQRQYVLSVAISKTPEDLLKNVKSMVAQGKIKRFILFYAQADDPITNFLRQHKLRFVTIGHPADHAEDFFVDNDNLQAGIGGATYLLDQLAVKHPVFVESEHDWGYEQQRREGYERVTAEFNVEPLTCKLGELNRVRLFIKQHPEIDGIMATDDYNAIEFYRLLREQYDISRFPIVSFNHSLPDGLTDANLHSVDLFPEKMGSATVALLFSDREPLESPTPGQIKIPYEIK, from the coding sequence ATGTTAACTATCCGTGATATTGCCGCCAAGGCTGGTGTGTCGGTATCGACAGCCTCACGTGCATTAAATAATAATCCCCGGATCAGTCAAGCGACCCGGGAGCGTATTCAAGCTTTGGCCGATGCCGAAGGGTATTTGCCAAATTACAACGCTAAAAATCTAACGGCGGGGGAAGCCAACGCGGTGGGCGTGGTTTTTCCGACGGCTAACCACACGTTGCCCGAGAACCCGTTTTACATTGACCTGTTGCGGGGGATCAACACCCAGTTGGTTCAGCGCCAATACGTGTTATCCGTTGCCATCAGTAAGACCCCAGAGGACCTGCTGAAGAACGTGAAGTCGATGGTCGCGCAGGGGAAAATCAAACGGTTTATTTTGTTCTACGCGCAAGCTGACGACCCCATCACGAACTTCCTGCGGCAACACAAACTGCGGTTCGTGACGATTGGCCATCCCGCCGATCACGCCGAGGACTTTTTCGTGGACAACGATAACCTACAGGCCGGTATCGGTGGGGCGACCTACCTACTCGACCAGTTGGCCGTCAAGCACCCAGTCTTCGTGGAATCCGAACATGATTGGGGCTATGAGCAGCAACGGCGAGAAGGGTATGAACGGGTGACTGCTGAGTTTAACGTGGAGCCGTTGACGTGCAAGTTGGGCGAGTTGAACCGGGTGCGACTCTTTATCAAGCAGCACCCTGAAATTGACGGTATCATGGCCACTGATGACTATAATGCCATTGAGTTCTACCGGCTGTTGCGTGAACAATACGACATTAGCCGGTTTCCCATCGTTAGTTTCAACCACTCACTACCTGACGGCCTGACGGACGCTAACCTTCATTCAGTGGACTTGTTCCCAGAAAAAATGGGATCCGCCACGGTGGCCTTGTTGTTTAGTGATCGTGAACCATTGGAGTCACCAACGCCTGGTCAAATAAAAATTCCGTACGAAATTAAATAA
- a CDS encoding SEC10/PgrA surface exclusion domain-containing protein, whose protein sequence is MKKTIQIAAGTAAILAGTALSSGLVAHADSTAPVSSGATQSQSVSDELNQQVEASQEVKDAKTAVTAAQNATSGAQKTVDDTNSQITTDSGAVDQANQAVTDANTKVDQATKDQEAANGAVDTAKAGVTDPQSKVNDDQTAVDTATQNSQAGQDTVNDAQKAADAATSAAAAAQKSLADAKTTAGNATPGSIADLKTQISAQEDKLKTDTATAKNTSDVDIPAKQAKVTTATNSTAAASTAAANSAAAVETAQKAQTDAASMADAAAEVVTDKQSALSDYNDSLKDANTALKTATDNSIAASDALTLASNAAAAASTAAVDKEAAIDAAKTAVDKAAAYQQLVKDTVNQTAASLTGMTGNAITLPAGLTLDALKEYVATTSGDATSEAAASAAATLNAIASPGLGLDSNQYQTNASAAAVTYTNAASLTDAQYQDLAKYTATLINQVRELIGEPKVTITTTMMSFAKEIAAKYDTDNWNIYDKRAHDVPAIEAVAGEYGLSATGNYYENMGANTTLSTAKTLDDIRSGIYTTITGMLFDDASSGFGHLMGLAGYDSLNEYTTQYFGMALDGMGQVHFETVTESPSYIEDATKFDTSASAVIANPDTSISTEQSEAMRKTLNDQQAELAKATAATATAQATEDAAVADAASVEAAIDKANADVIAKQDAVTAANKSVTDATTAVSDAQGMVDQVTKSIQDAKDNAQSMQDNLTAANTKLTTAQDNAKKSADALTAAQTAEATEKTALTKLQSDLVDQNATVKQDQSDLDSLNSTLKDYNSAASIVADAQAAADKADAAVAPAQAKLDAANTAQKPLAQALADANAQLAKDQPSLDAANQAVKDAQSKAETAAVALKDANQAVTDAGTTLAAAQKTLTDTQAKLPDAEAALEKAQTDQKDAEDNLVAVRQSVLDKLIAAGQNNGGQTGTTTPTTPVQPANPGQTTGTTTPTTTPATTPATTPATTTTTPKTTPKKTVKATKKSTKKTTAKTSAKKAGTTTSRQLAQYGLSGQTGKKATLTTSHSAANGGTSVLAFAGNAGGHALNVIIPAVTRAADQLTGETVAHAATKPDTTTTKKSATDKQTAKKADTTKAKPEKKAKTSSNTSTSTSKQTASPKADQSSSKQDNSKQVTTIAGVVVLIAAAFAGFFALMRRRRNQD, encoded by the coding sequence ATGAAAAAAACCATTCAAATCGCTGCTGGGACAGCTGCTATTTTAGCAGGAACCGCTTTAAGCAGTGGATTAGTTGCTCACGCGGATTCAACAGCACCTGTCAGTAGTGGTGCTACGCAATCACAATCAGTTTCAGATGAACTGAATCAACAAGTAGAGGCTTCTCAAGAGGTTAAGGATGCTAAGACTGCCGTTACGGCAGCCCAAAACGCCACTTCCGGGGCACAAAAGACGGTTGACGATACCAACAGTCAAATTACGACTGATTCGGGTGCTGTCGATCAGGCCAACCAAGCTGTTACTGATGCAAATACTAAGGTTGATCAAGCAACTAAGGATCAGGAAGCAGCGAATGGAGCCGTTGACACTGCGAAAGCGGGCGTTACTGATCCACAGAGTAAAGTTAATGACGATCAGACTGCCGTTGATACTGCAACCCAAAATAGCCAGGCCGGTCAAGATACGGTTAATGATGCTCAAAAAGCTGCTGATGCAGCAACGAGTGCTGCAGCCGCTGCACAGAAGTCTTTGGCTGATGCTAAGACGACGGCTGGGAATGCAACACCAGGGAGCATCGCAGACCTAAAGACACAGATTTCAGCTCAAGAAGATAAATTGAAGACTGATACTGCCACTGCTAAGAATACGTCTGACGTTGACATTCCAGCTAAGCAGGCTAAGGTTACCACGGCAACTAATAGTACCGCGGCTGCTAGTACCGCCGCTGCCAACTCAGCTGCTGCAGTTGAGACAGCTCAAAAAGCGCAAACTGATGCAGCAAGTATGGCAGATGCTGCTGCCGAGGTAGTGACGGATAAGCAATCAGCATTGTCTGATTACAATGACAGTTTAAAGGATGCCAATACAGCACTTAAGACTGCAACCGATAATTCTATCGCAGCAAGCGATGCTTTGACGTTGGCCTCTAATGCAGCCGCAGCTGCTTCTACCGCAGCAGTTGATAAAGAAGCTGCGATTGATGCTGCCAAGACGGCAGTAGACAAGGCGGCAGCTTACCAACAACTTGTTAAAGATACGGTAAACCAGACGGCGGCTTCACTGACTGGTATGACTGGTAACGCGATTACGCTACCAGCTGGGTTGACGTTGGATGCCCTTAAGGAATATGTTGCTACTACAAGTGGTGATGCAACGAGTGAAGCTGCAGCTTCAGCAGCGGCTACCTTGAATGCAATTGCCAGTCCTGGGTTAGGTCTTGATAGCAATCAATATCAGACGAATGCTAGTGCTGCCGCTGTTACCTACACTAACGCTGCTTCGCTGACGGATGCTCAGTATCAGGATCTAGCAAAGTACACGGCAACCTTGATCAACCAGGTTCGGGAATTAATTGGTGAACCAAAGGTAACGATTACGACGACGATGATGTCCTTTGCTAAGGAAATTGCCGCCAAGTATGATACGGATAACTGGAATATTTATGATAAGCGGGCTCATGATGTGCCAGCCATTGAAGCAGTTGCTGGGGAATATGGTTTATCGGCAACCGGGAACTATTATGAAAACATGGGTGCGAACACGACCTTAAGCACCGCTAAAACTTTAGATGATATCAGAAGCGGCATTTACACGACAATTACCGGTATGCTGTTTGATGATGCTAGTTCTGGTTTTGGTCATTTGATGGGGTTAGCAGGCTATGATTCTCTAAATGAGTACACAACGCAATACTTTGGGATGGCCTTAGATGGTATGGGACAAGTCCACTTTGAAACGGTAACAGAAAGCCCTTCTTATATTGAGGACGCAACCAAGTTTGATACGTCAGCTAGTGCAGTCATTGCTAACCCAGATACGAGTATCAGTACTGAGCAATCCGAGGCTATGCGGAAGACTCTTAATGACCAACAGGCTGAATTAGCCAAAGCTACGGCCGCCACAGCAACTGCACAAGCTACTGAGGATGCCGCTGTCGCAGATGCAGCTAGCGTTGAAGCTGCAATTGACAAAGCTAATGCCGACGTTATTGCTAAGCAGGACGCAGTAACAGCTGCTAATAAATCCGTGACGGATGCCACTACAGCAGTATCCGATGCACAAGGCATGGTAGACCAAGTAACTAAGAGTATACAAGATGCCAAGGATAACGCACAGTCAATGCAGGACAACTTAACGGCTGCTAACACCAAATTGACAACGGCACAAGATAATGCTAAGAAGTCAGCGGATGCATTGACTGCTGCCCAAACCGCTGAAGCAACTGAGAAGACAGCCTTAACCAAGCTGCAAAGTGATTTAGTTGATCAAAATGCGACAGTTAAACAAGATCAAAGTGATCTGGATAGCCTCAACTCAACCTTGAAGGATTACAATTCAGCAGCGTCAATCGTTGCTGATGCCCAGGCAGCAGCGGACAAGGCTGATGCTGCCGTTGCTCCTGCCCAGGCTAAACTGGATGCAGCTAATACGGCGCAAAAACCACTGGCACAGGCGTTAGCTGATGCGAACGCACAATTAGCTAAGGATCAACCTAGTTTGGACGCTGCTAACCAGGCAGTTAAGGATGCACAGTCTAAGGCAGAAACTGCCGCTGTTGCGCTTAAAGATGCTAACCAAGCTGTTACCGATGCTGGTACAACTCTGGCCGCAGCTCAAAAGACTTTGACTGACACTCAGGCTAAGTTGCCAGATGCTGAAGCTGCTCTTGAAAAAGCTCAAACAGATCAAAAAGACGCTGAGGATAACCTCGTCGCCGTCCGTCAGTCTGTCTTAGACAAACTGATTGCCGCTGGTCAGAATAACGGTGGTCAAACCGGGACGACGACACCAACCACGCCAGTTCAACCAGCTAACCCTGGCCAAACGACCGGCACAACCACGCCAACGACGACCCCAGCAACGACCCCAGCAACGACTCCAGCAACGACAACGACGACACCTAAGACAACGCCTAAGAAGACGGTCAAGGCCACGAAGAAGTCTACCAAGAAGACGACAGCCAAGACCAGCGCTAAGAAGGCCGGTACGACTACTTCACGGCAATTAGCCCAATACGGTCTTAGTGGCCAAACTGGTAAGAAGGCTACGTTGACGACGTCGCATTCTGCTGCCAACGGCGGAACCTCCGTCTTAGCATTTGCCGGGAACGCTGGTGGTCACGCCCTGAACGTGATTATTCCAGCCGTTACCCGGGCGGCAGACCAATTGACTGGTGAAACGGTGGCCCATGCGGCAACTAAGCCAGACACGACCACTACTAAGAAGTCGGCAACTGACAAGCAGACTGCTAAGAAGGCTGACACGACTAAGGCTAAGCCTGAAAAGAAGGCGAAGACCTCATCGAACACGTCAACCAGTACCAGCAAGCAGACGGCTTCACCCAAGGCTGACCAATCCTCCAGCAAGCAGGACAACAGTAAGCAAGTCACCACGATTGCCGGTGTGGTTGTGTTGATTGCTGCGGCCTTTGCCGGGTTCTTCGCGCTCATGCGTCGTCGCCGGAACCAAGACTAG
- a CDS encoding ATP-binding protein, translated as MSNRVNRAQQWRLFWSNFIGFSIIFLLLGIIVFVLFRQAILTSTDQALRVERSARLAGPPRQDGVQPFGQDGAQDKQLARPHRSIHPFMTTTLIFNNEGQVMNKLQLGSRYETLRNITLDTTEVGKLRSILVKDKYNFRTLLVKVPKSNADKSVAGRYLLIMENIDPQKAAMRSFTKVMLITMGVFWLLSIAMSSWMSRLTMRPILKSWGRQTEFVGNAAHELRTPLTIIQNKLELLLTKPNDKIIDQAESIAVANSESQRLQKLTQDLLALARSDSNTVQTNFESTQVANFLAHTVEPYTEIAASQGKQLKLAPVEDFAAVMDQNLIHQLMNILIDNAMKYSPKDSTITISAKLTGRKWQLVVADQGIGIKSSERQRIFDRFYRVDSSRSRQTGGNGLGLSIASWIVSLHHGNIAVKPNSPQGSQFVTTLPLNASTGLNRRGKD; from the coding sequence ATGAGCAATAGAGTTAATCGCGCCCAACAGTGGCGCCTATTTTGGAGTAATTTTATTGGGTTCTCCATTATCTTCTTGTTGCTGGGCATCATTGTGTTTGTGCTGTTTCGACAAGCTATCCTGACTAGTACTGACCAAGCACTGCGGGTCGAACGAAGTGCTCGGTTGGCTGGGCCACCACGGCAAGATGGTGTGCAACCCTTTGGACAGGACGGGGCGCAGGATAAACAGTTAGCGCGGCCGCATCGTTCGATTCACCCGTTCATGACGACCACCCTGATTTTCAACAATGAAGGGCAAGTGATGAACAAGTTGCAACTGGGGTCGCGGTACGAAACGTTAAGAAACATTACGTTAGATACGACCGAGGTGGGCAAACTCCGGTCAATTTTAGTCAAGGACAAGTATAATTTTCGAACGCTCTTGGTCAAGGTACCAAAGAGCAACGCGGACAAGTCCGTGGCTGGACGCTACCTGCTGATCATGGAAAATATTGATCCCCAGAAGGCGGCTATGCGTAGTTTTACTAAGGTTATGTTGATTACGATGGGGGTCTTCTGGCTCCTATCGATTGCCATGAGCAGTTGGATGTCGCGACTGACCATGCGGCCAATCCTCAAGTCGTGGGGGCGGCAGACTGAGTTTGTGGGGAATGCCGCCCATGAGTTGCGGACGCCACTCACAATTATCCAAAATAAACTGGAACTACTGCTGACCAAGCCGAACGATAAAATTATTGATCAGGCGGAGAGCATTGCGGTGGCCAATAGTGAAAGTCAACGGCTCCAAAAGTTGACGCAGGATTTATTAGCGCTGGCACGGTCTGATTCCAACACGGTCCAAACGAACTTTGAGAGTACTCAGGTTGCAAATTTCTTGGCGCACACGGTCGAACCGTATACGGAGATTGCGGCCAGTCAAGGTAAGCAGTTAAAATTAGCACCGGTCGAGGACTTTGCGGCAGTGATGGATCAGAATCTGATTCATCAGCTAATGAATATTTTGATCGATAACGCGATGAAGTATTCACCCAAGGACAGTACGATTACGATATCGGCGAAATTGACCGGTCGTAAATGGCAACTTGTGGTGGCTGACCAGGGTATCGGGATTAAGTCGAGTGAACGGCAACGCATCTTTGATCGGTTCTACCGGGTCGATTCTTCCCGAAGTCGCCAGACTGGTGGTAACGGGTTGGGATTGTCGATTGCGAGCTGGATTGTTAGTTTGCATCATGGGAATATTGCGGTTAAGCCTAATAGTCCGCAGGGAAGCCAGTTTGTGACGACCTTGCCACTGAATGCCTCGACTGGGCTCAACCGTCGTGGCAAAGACTAG
- a CDS encoding response regulator transcription factor translates to MSSSAKVLVVEDEKELSADIVELIQPICETTTAFDGEQGEFLASQGVFDAIILDLMLPGESGLDLLLHIRNKGVGTPVLILTAKDTIADKLRGFNDGADDYVTKPFHREELLARMKALLKRTGHLNSSDVISLGQLEINTSKHLATFDGNPLTLKGREFDLLAYLVANPGTIITKEQIFNRLWGFDSETSLSVVEVYMSNLRKELKHAGSDLSLRTIRNAGYIMEAPDEQ, encoded by the coding sequence TTGAGTAGCTCAGCCAAGGTATTAGTTGTAGAAGATGAAAAAGAACTGTCTGCGGACATTGTTGAATTAATCCAGCCGATTTGTGAAACAACCACCGCATTTGACGGTGAACAGGGAGAATTTCTAGCGAGTCAGGGTGTGTTTGACGCCATTATTCTAGACTTGATGTTGCCTGGCGAAAGCGGCTTAGACCTGTTGCTACACATCCGCAACAAAGGGGTAGGCACACCGGTGCTGATTTTAACCGCTAAGGATACGATTGCCGATAAGTTGCGGGGGTTTAACGATGGGGCGGATGACTACGTAACCAAGCCATTTCACCGGGAAGAACTATTAGCTCGCATGAAGGCGCTGTTGAAGCGGACGGGGCACCTAAATAGCAGTGATGTCATCAGTCTGGGTCAGTTGGAAATCAATACCAGCAAGCACCTGGCAACTTTTGACGGTAACCCATTAACCTTAAAAGGTCGGGAATTTGATTTGTTGGCTTATCTGGTAGCCAATCCCGGGACCATTATCACGAAGGAACAGATATTTAATCGTTTATGGGGGTTTGACTCGGAGACTAGTCTGTCCGTGGTTGAAGTTTATATGAGCAATTTACGTAAGGAACTTAAGCACGCCGGTAGCGACCTGTCGTTGCGAACTATCCGGAACGCGGGGTATATTATGGAGGCCCCCGATGAGCAATAG
- a CDS encoding YfhO family protein, producing the protein MNQQRHTLAALRVSRWVYGGAFLLPLIIMCVVFFELKITPFGHRNLLFSDMGAQYIPILENLRHTILNGQFHLFSFSLGTGSGILPLLTYYVISPFNLLIFPFSAAHLPTAITWIIILKISTIGLSMAVFLRHAFLRSGWSMLLFSTAFSLCGFVAMYFYDMMWLDALIWLPLVALGLHRIVSRHRYGLYTVSLTATIICNYYLGYMTCLFSVMYFIYLIIEHQPNPTPFKDVWHMHLAAIRQFMIGSLLAGGMSMIVLIPTAMGMLLTGKNAMFVANFLPTPLFGPEVMAQFGPLAGNYQSHLYHAPSVFMGTLMFLLLIVYFVSPRIRAVEKRRTMWLLITMGLSLFVTLFNTIWHMFQQPAGFPFRNVFFFTFLVLTTAYRAWQTRPAQTMNDPQKVLALVWGMGLLAIGFLSAQVIPRIWARFLPSYNNDLYLHSQPQFHLLWLALGLLLLNTMLLFISEWRPIRIGLLGLLLSVELGSNFYTGTQGINFGSQTKFEKSFKQDAAILNKIHANQAKANLHRIDYQHSEIGQAYSGAYNHYNDPIMFDYPGVSLYSSTLMEQSRVFQHDLGYFSANVRRISTQGYTHLTDTLLGVKYRLNAGNPHPVTKLSAYAGIGFAVPKAMTDLQLNDQSAFYNQQRVLNALGAERDTLDPVTVKSVATRRAKVAEVNSIPDKTYIPGPRYLQTFTVRINATGLLHGYSPSNTLVYSSLRVNGKSAKPMINADGYRYIFRLGQFTRGQTLKISYITQEPAAGYSNQFVSLNQTRYASLVTQLKQNRFKLRKNSGVSWLSGDVNGTKQKSMLYLAIPKTPGWSATVNGRPVKIQSAMHARSVVPIIRNYDGMIALPLQRGKNHVTLTYQTPGLKAGALISAASFIIFAFLWVTVEWRRPLAKRTDDQKKERHF; encoded by the coding sequence ATGAATCAACAACGTCACACTCTAGCTGCCCTACGCGTTAGCCGCTGGGTGTATGGGGGAGCATTCTTACTACCACTGATCATTATGTGCGTGGTTTTCTTTGAACTAAAAATCACACCGTTTGGTCACCGGAACCTATTATTTAGTGATATGGGCGCACAATACATTCCCATTCTCGAGAATTTACGACACACAATTTTAAATGGACAGTTCCACCTATTTTCATTTTCACTAGGAACTGGTAGCGGCATCTTGCCGTTACTGACCTACTACGTCATCAGTCCGTTCAACCTACTGATTTTCCCGTTTTCGGCGGCGCACTTACCGACCGCCATCACCTGGATCATCATTTTAAAAATTAGTACCATTGGCCTCAGCATGGCCGTCTTCCTCCGCCACGCCTTTCTTCGCAGCGGCTGGTCCATGCTACTATTCTCCACGGCCTTCAGTCTCTGTGGTTTTGTGGCGATGTACTTCTACGATATGATGTGGCTCGACGCCTTAATCTGGTTACCGCTGGTTGCGTTAGGCCTTCACCGGATCGTTAGCCGCCACCGCTACGGACTCTACACTGTCAGCCTAACCGCCACCATCATCTGCAATTACTACTTAGGCTATATGACCTGTCTCTTCTCCGTCATGTACTTTATCTATTTAATTATTGAACATCAACCAAACCCAACCCCGTTCAAAGACGTTTGGCACATGCACCTGGCCGCCATCCGTCAATTCATGATTGGCTCGTTGTTAGCAGGCGGGATGTCCATGATCGTCCTAATTCCGACGGCAATGGGCATGCTACTGACCGGAAAAAATGCCATGTTCGTGGCAAACTTCCTACCAACACCACTCTTCGGACCGGAAGTCATGGCCCAATTTGGACCCTTAGCTGGCAACTATCAGTCCCACCTGTACCACGCACCATCAGTCTTTATGGGAACGCTGATGTTCCTGTTGCTCATCGTTTACTTCGTTTCTCCACGTATTCGTGCGGTAGAAAAACGTCGGACCATGTGGCTCCTAATTACTATGGGATTAAGCCTATTTGTGACCCTCTTCAACACCATCTGGCACATGTTCCAGCAACCAGCCGGCTTTCCGTTTAGAAACGTCTTTTTCTTCACCTTCTTGGTGTTAACGACGGCCTACCGCGCTTGGCAAACTCGGCCTGCTCAAACCATGAACGACCCCCAAAAGGTGCTCGCTTTGGTTTGGGGCATGGGCCTGCTGGCGATTGGCTTTCTCTCAGCGCAAGTCATTCCCCGCATCTGGGCACGCTTCCTACCTAGCTACAACAACGACCTCTACTTACACAGTCAACCGCAATTTCACTTACTCTGGCTGGCGTTGGGACTCCTACTCCTAAATACCATGCTCTTATTCATTAGTGAGTGGCGACCGATTCGAATCGGCCTGCTGGGATTGCTCCTATCGGTCGAACTCGGAAGCAACTTCTACACGGGTACGCAGGGCATCAATTTTGGCTCACAAACGAAATTTGAAAAATCCTTTAAACAGGACGCGGCTATTCTAAATAAAATCCACGCGAACCAGGCTAAGGCCAACCTTCACCGAATCGACTACCAGCATTCCGAAATTGGCCAAGCTTACAGTGGGGCTTACAACCACTACAATGATCCGATCATGTTCGACTATCCTGGCGTGAGCCTTTATAGTTCAACGTTGATGGAACAATCGCGCGTTTTCCAACATGATTTAGGTTATTTCAGCGCCAACGTTCGCCGTATCAGTACGCAGGGGTACACACATCTGACAGATACTTTGCTGGGCGTAAAATACCGGTTAAATGCTGGTAACCCCCACCCGGTCACCAAGTTGAGCGCCTATGCCGGCATCGGTTTTGCCGTACCCAAAGCGATGACCGACCTCCAACTGAATGACCAATCGGCCTTCTACAACCAGCAACGTGTGTTAAATGCCCTGGGTGCAGAACGTGACACGCTCGACCCCGTTACGGTTAAGAGTGTGGCCACCCGGCGGGCTAAGGTGGCCGAGGTCAACAGCATTCCTGATAAGACCTACATTCCGGGCCCGCGCTACCTACAGACGTTTACGGTCCGGATCAACGCAACTGGCTTATTACACGGCTATTCACCGTCCAACACGCTGGTCTATTCCAGCCTGAGGGTCAACGGCAAGAGTGCCAAGCCGATGATCAATGCCGACGGTTACCGTTACATCTTCCGACTTGGTCAGTTCACACGAGGCCAAACTTTGAAAATCAGTTACATTACGCAGGAACCCGCTGCGGGCTACAGTAACCAGTTCGTTTCATTGAATCAAACGCGGTACGCATCACTAGTCACCCAGCTAAAGCAGAACCGTTTCAAGCTTCGCAAGAATAGCGGTGTTTCCTGGTTGTCTGGTGATGTGAACGGCACCAAGCAAAAATCAATGCTATACCTGGCCATTCCCAAAACACCGGGGTGGTCAGCCACCGTGAATGGTCGACCGGTTAAGATACAATCGGCTATGCATGCGCGGTCGGTCGTGCCCATCATCCGCAATTATGACGGGATGATTGCCCTGCCGTTGCAACGGGGTAAGAACCACGTAACATTGACGTACCAAACGCCTGGGTTGAAGGCCGGTGCGCTCATCAGTGCGGCCAGCTTCATCATTTTCGCCTTTCTGTGGGTCACCGTCGAGTGGCGGCGCCCATTGGCTAAGCGGACGGATGATCAGAAGAAGGAACGACATTTCTAA